In Gouania willdenowi chromosome 17, fGouWil2.1, whole genome shotgun sequence, one DNA window encodes the following:
- the sec62 gene encoding translocation protein SEC62 translates to MAERRRQKKRIQEVSEPTKEEKAVAKYLRFNCPTKSTSMMCHRVDYFTASKAVDCLLDSKWAKAKKGEEAVFTTRESVVDYCNRLLKKQFFHRALKVIKKKSEKDIKKDKAKCDSSKEEEKKGKKEKEKKKEPEVPEVKKEKSDDSPGSPKKKKEVKKKFKLESHDEQVFLDGSEVYVWIYDPVHFKTFAMGLILVIAVIAATLFPLWPAEMRVGVYYLSVAAGCFVASILLLAVARCILFLLIWLVTGGRHHFWFLPNLTADVGFIDSFRPLYTHEYKGPRTSSKKSSDKADDKDDAAATKAQKSDSEEKSDSEKKDGDEEEEEDEEESKESGPEEGKDEEERGEERQSDSDSDRREEEGSQHSNGNDFEMITREELEQQTEDEEDERDDDEEEGAQERKEGESETKAQSAET, encoded by the exons GAGGTGAGTGAGCCCACCAAGGAGGAAAAGGCCGTGGCCAAGTACCTTCGATTTAACTGTCCCACCAAGTCCACCAGCATGATGTGCCATCGAGTCGACTACTTCACTG CCTCCAAGGCTGTGGACTGTCTGCTGGACTCCAAGTGGGCAAAAGCTAAAAAGGGAGAAGAAGCTGTGTTTACCACCAGGGAGTCTGTAGTTGACTACTGCAACAG GCTCTTAAAGAAGCAGTTCTTTCATCGAGCGCTCAAAGTCATAAAGAAAAAATCAGAGAAGGACATCAAGAAGGACAAAGCAAAGTGTGACAGCAgcaaggaggaggagaaaaaggggaagaaggagaaagaaaagaagaaggagCCTGAGGTCCCTGAAGTCAAGAAAGAGAaaagt GATGACAGTCCAGGATCCCctaagaagaaaaaagaggtGAAGAAGAAGTTTAAACTGGAGTCTCACGACGAGCAGGTGTTCCTGGATGGAAGCGAG GTCTACGTTTGGATCTACGACCCGgttcatttcaaaacatttgCCATGGGTCTGATTCTGG TTATCGCCGTGATCGCAGCCACGCTGTTTCCACTGTGGCCGGCAGAAATGCGCGTGGGCGTTTATTACCTGAGCGTAGCCGCCGGCTGCTTCGTAGCCAGTATCCTGCTGCTCGCCGTCG CTCGCtgcatcctcttcctcctgatCTGGCTGGTGACGGGTGGACGCCACCATTTCTGGTTCCTCCCCAACCTGACGGCAGACGTGGGCTTCATCGACTCGTTCAGACCTCTCTACACCCACGAGTACAAAGGACCACGAACTAGCAGCAAGAAGAGCAGCGACAAGGCCGACGACAAGGACGATGCAGCCGCCACCAAAGCCCAGAAGTCTGACAGTGAGGAGAAGTCCGACAGCGAGAAGAAGGACGgcgatgaagaggaggaagaggatgaggaagaaAGCAAAGAGTCGGGGCCAGAGGAGGGCAAAGACGAGGAGGAGAGGGGGGAGGAGCGCCAGTCGGACTCAGACAGCGACCGACGGGAAGAAGAAGGATCGCAGCACAGCAACGGAAACGACTTTGAGATGATCACCAGGGAGGAGCTAGAGCAGCAAACAGAAGACGAAGAGGATGAGagggatgatgatgaggaggagggggCACAGGAAAGGAAAGAGGGAGAGAGTGAGACTAAAGCTCAGAGCGCTGAGACATAA
- the nadkb gene encoding NAD kinase b has product MQNSGTSMSSKPPTLADEVQPAGPVGQLSESAMSSRHREHPSKSPRRRREGKRSRRMGDDHEQLLGDVERQRLPGQHEHTEPSGSASNVAESCLKRKAHFLHGPYPATHFGPKACILPNPTSVMHIQDPASQRLTWNKPPVNVLVIRKIRDESLVKPFKELCRFLVEEKQMMVYVERRVADDNTLSKDEAFGSIRNQLCTFREGYDDISNCIDLIICLGGDGTLLYASSLFQCSVPPVMAFHLGSLGFLTPFKFDSFRTEVSKVFEGNAAITLRSRLKVKVMKDMQLSSKELQQEHNGLLIHEHNNSDNGKVTQQMQVLNEVVVDRGPSSYLSNVDLYLDGRLITSVQGDGLIVSTPTGSTAYAAAAGASMIHPNVPAIMVTPICPHSLSFRPIVVPAGVELMITLSPDSRNTAWVSFDGRKRQEIQHGDCIKITTSCYPVPSICCHDLVYDWFESLAQCLHWNVRKKQTRLADDSDSSDTEN; this is encoded by the exons aTGCAGAACTCAGGTACCAGCATGTCATCAAAGCCACCGACACTAGCAGACGAGGTGCAACCTGCAGGTCCCGTGGGTCAGCTGTCCGAGTCAGCCATGTCCTCCAGGCACAGGGAGCACCCGTCCAAGTCACCAAGGAGACGGCGGGAGGGGAAGAGGTCGCGGCGAATGGGGGATGATCACGAACAGCTGCTGGGGGACGTGGAGCGGCAGAGGTTGCCTGGCCAACACGAGCACACCGAGCCCTCTGGTTCGGCGAGCAATGTAGCGGAAAGCTGTCTTAAGAG AAAAGCTCACTTTCTACATGGACCGTATCCAGCCACTCACTTCGGACCTAAAGCCTGTATTCTACCCAACCCAACTTCAGTGAT GCACATCCAGGACCCAGCTAGCCAGAGGCTGACCTGGAACAAACCTCCAGTCAACGTGCTGGTTATCCGCAAGATCCGAGATGAGAGTCTGGTCAAGCCTTTTAAGGAGCTGTGCAGATTTTTAGTGGAG GAGAAGCAGATGATGGTGTACGTGGAGCGCAGAGTGGCAGACGACAACACGTTGTCCAAGGATGAAGCGTTTGGCTCCATCCGCAACCAGCTGTGCACCTTCAGAGAGG GTTATGACGACATCTCCAACTGTATCGATCTCATCATCTGTCTGGGTGGTGATGGCACTCTGCTGTATGCGTCGTCTCTCTTCCAG TGCAGCGTCCCTCCAGTCATGGCTTTCCATCTGGGCTCCCTTGGTTTTCTAACGCCGTTCAAGTTTGATTCATTCAGGACTGAAGTTTCCAAAGTGTTTGAAG GCAACGCAGCCATCACTCTGCGCAGCCGTCTGAAGGTGAAGGTAATGAAGGACATGCAGCTGTCCAGCAAAGAGCTTCAGCAGGAGCACAACGGCCTCCTCATCCACGAACACAACAACAGTGACAACGGCAAAGTCACCCAGCAGATGCag gtgTTGAATGAAGTAGTGGTGGATCGTGGCCCCTCCTCCTACCTCTCTAATGTGGACCTGTACCTCGATGGTCGTCTCATCACTTCAGTGCAGGGAGATG GTTTGATCGTGTCGACGCCCACAGGCAGCACGGCGTACGCTGCGGCTGCAGGAGCCTCAATGATCCACCCCAACGTTCCTGCCATCATGGTGACTCCCATCTGCCCACACTCCCTCTCCTTCAGACCCATCGTGGTCCCTGCAGGCGTGGAGCTCATG ATCACATTGTCTCCTGACTCCAGAAACACTGCCTGGGTGTCATTTGATGGCAGGAAGAGGCAGGAGATCCAGCATGGAGACTG CATCAAAATCACAACATCCTGCTACCCAGTGCCTTCCATCTGCTGCCATGACCTGGTTTACGACTGGTTTGAAAGTCTGGCCCAGTGTTTGCACTGGAACGTGAGGAAGAAGCAGACACGACTCGCTGATGACTCAGACTCATCAGATACAGAAAACTAA